In Actinomycetota bacterium, the following are encoded in one genomic region:
- a CDS encoding glutamate-5-semialdehyde dehydrogenase, with amino-acid sequence MTDDQRAEAERAEVLAVAARAREAAAALRTVTRQRKDAALRAAADALVAATPRIVAANAEDVEAARAAGESAGIVDRLTLTAERIAGIAAALRDVAELPDPVGEVVRGSTLPNGLEVRQVRVPLGVVGMIYEARPNVTVDAAGLCLKSGNAALLRGSSSAYRSNVVLVDVLRETLAAEGLPVDAVSLVPGTSHDSVGYLMTARGLVDVLIPRGGEALIRRVVDGSTVPVIETGVGNCHVYVDESADVAKAIAVLLNSKVQRPSVCNAAETLLVHAGIADRFLPAALRALHDSGVTVHGDKLVESYAEDSGVAFASVTDEDWAAEYYSLDLAAGVVDSLDDALAHIRRWSSGHTEAILADSQSAVRRFVAGVDSAAVMVNASTRFTDGGELGFGAEIGISTQKLHARGPMGLAELTTTTFVVTGDGHVRG; translated from the coding sequence ATGACAGATGACCAGCGCGCCGAGGCCGAGCGCGCCGAGGTACTCGCCGTCGCCGCCCGTGCCCGTGAGGCCGCTGCGGCCCTGCGGACGGTGACGCGGCAACGCAAGGACGCTGCACTGCGGGCTGCTGCCGACGCCCTGGTGGCGGCCACGCCGCGGATCGTGGCGGCCAACGCCGAGGACGTCGAGGCGGCACGGGCCGCCGGTGAGTCCGCCGGCATCGTGGACCGGCTGACCCTGACCGCCGAACGGATCGCCGGCATTGCCGCGGCCCTGCGGGACGTCGCCGAGCTGCCGGACCCGGTGGGGGAGGTGGTCCGCGGCTCGACACTGCCCAACGGTCTGGAGGTCCGCCAGGTCCGGGTGCCCCTCGGCGTGGTCGGGATGATCTACGAGGCGCGGCCCAACGTAACCGTGGACGCCGCCGGGTTGTGCCTGAAGAGCGGCAACGCCGCGCTGCTGCGGGGTTCCTCCTCGGCGTACCGGTCCAACGTCGTGCTGGTCGACGTCCTGCGGGAAACCCTTGCCGCAGAGGGACTCCCCGTTGATGCGGTCAGCCTGGTGCCGGGCACTTCGCACGACTCGGTCGGATATCTGATGACCGCCCGCGGCCTGGTGGACGTGTTGATCCCGCGCGGCGGCGAGGCGCTGATCCGCCGCGTCGTGGACGGCTCGACGGTCCCGGTGATCGAGACCGGGGTCGGCAACTGCCACGTGTACGTCGACGAGTCCGCCGACGTGGCGAAGGCGATCGCGGTACTGCTGAACTCGAAGGTGCAGCGGCCCAGCGTGTGCAACGCGGCCGAGACGCTGCTGGTGCACGCCGGGATCGCCGATCGTTTCCTGCCGGCCGCGCTGCGCGCGCTGCACGACAGCGGTGTCACGGTGCACGGGGACAAGCTGGTGGAGTCGTACGCCGAGGACTCCGGCGTCGCGTTCGCGTCGGTCACCGACGAGGACTGGGCGGCCGAGTACTACTCGCTGGATCTCGCCGCCGGCGTCGTGGACTCGCTCGACGACGCGCTGGCCCACATCCGGCGCTGGTCCAGTGGGCACACCGAGGCGATTCTGGCCGACTCGCAGTCGGCGGTACGTCGATTCGTGGCCGGGGTCGACTCCGCCGCGGTAATGGTCAACGCCTCCACCCGTTTCACCGACGGCGGCGAACTCGGCTTCGGCGCGGAGATCGGCATCTCGACGCAGAAACTGCACGCTCGCGGACCGATGGGCCTGGCCGAACTCACCACGACCACGTTCGTGGTCACCGGCGACGGGCACGTTCGCGGGTGA
- a CDS encoding glutamate 5-kinase encodes MLGARRVVVKIGSSSITGGDDGVDAGQLDALVDVLAAVRRRGADVVLVSSGAIAAGFARLGLPRRPRDLASQQASASVGQGVLMARYGAAFGRYGVTVGQVLLTAEDVTRRAHYRNAQRTLFRLLELGAVPVVNENDTVGTDEIRFGDNDRLAALVAHLVHADLLVLLSDVNGLYDGPPSRDGARLVAEVRGADDLTGISLGGTGGAGVGVGGMTTKVDAARIATVAGIPVVLTAASLAAAALAGEPVGTLFHPTGSRPPTRLLWLAHATAPAGRLHLDRGAVDAVVGRRMSLLPAGITTVDGDFAAGDPVDLLDENGHTVARGLVNFDAAELPGLLGRSTRDLARELGPAYEREVVHRDDLVLLRP; translated from the coding sequence GTGCTCGGTGCCCGTCGGGTGGTGGTCAAGATCGGCTCGTCGTCGATCACCGGCGGTGACGACGGCGTCGACGCCGGCCAGCTCGACGCCCTGGTCGACGTGCTGGCAGCGGTACGCCGTCGCGGTGCCGACGTCGTGCTGGTGTCCAGCGGGGCGATCGCCGCGGGATTCGCGCGGCTCGGCCTGCCCCGCCGTCCCCGTGACCTGGCCTCCCAGCAGGCCTCGGCCAGCGTCGGGCAGGGCGTGCTCATGGCCCGGTACGGCGCCGCCTTCGGCCGCTACGGCGTCACCGTCGGCCAGGTGCTGCTGACCGCCGAGGACGTCACCCGCCGGGCGCACTACCGCAACGCGCAGCGCACCTTGTTCCGGTTGCTGGAACTCGGCGCGGTACCCGTGGTCAACGAGAACGACACGGTCGGGACCGACGAGATCCGGTTCGGCGACAACGACCGGCTCGCAGCGCTGGTCGCCCACCTCGTGCACGCCGACCTGCTGGTGCTGCTCAGCGACGTGAACGGGCTGTACGACGGCCCCCCCAGCCGCGACGGGGCGCGGTTGGTCGCCGAGGTCCGCGGCGCCGACGACCTGACCGGCATCAGCCTGGGCGGGACCGGCGGCGCCGGTGTCGGGGTGGGCGGCATGACCACCAAGGTCGACGCGGCGCGGATCGCGACGGTCGCCGGGATTCCCGTGGTGCTCACCGCCGCGTCGCTGGCGGCGGCCGCCCTGGCCGGTGAGCCGGTCGGAACCTTGTTCCACCCCACCGGTTCCCGGCCGCCGACGCGACTGTTGTGGTTGGCACACGCGACCGCTCCCGCTGGCCGGCTGCACCTCGATCGGGGTGCCGTCGACGCGGTGGTCGGGCGCCGGATGTCGCTGCTGCCGGCGGGGATTACGACGGTGGACGGCGACTTCGCCGCCGGAGATCCGGTCGACCTTCTGGACGAAAACGGTCACACGGTGGCCCGCGGGCTGGTCAACTTTGACGCAGCAGAACTCCCGGGGCTGCTGGGCAGGTCGACCCGGGATCTGGCCCGGGAACTCGGTCCGGCGTACGAGCGGGAGGTCGTCCACCGCGACGATCTCGTTCTGCTGCGCCCCTGA
- a CDS encoding nicotinate-nucleotide adenylyltransferase produces the protein MGGTFDPVHHGHLVAASEVAHRFDLAEVVFTPTGQPWQKATRTVSPAEDRYLMTVIATAGDPRFVVSRVDVDRTGPTYTVDTLRDLRSSYDKDVEWYFITGADALGQILTWHDHAEVLALAHLVGVTRPGHELADPGLPAGAATLLEIPALAISSTDIRRRVARGEPVRYLVPEGVEQYVAKRGLYRGPR, from the coding sequence ATGGGCGGGACGTTCGACCCGGTCCACCACGGCCACCTCGTCGCCGCATCCGAGGTCGCGCACCGGTTCGACCTGGCCGAGGTCGTGTTCACGCCGACCGGCCAACCCTGGCAGAAGGCCACTCGTACCGTCAGCCCAGCCGAGGACCGCTACCTGATGACGGTGATCGCCACCGCGGGCGACCCGCGATTCGTGGTCAGCCGCGTCGACGTCGACCGCACGGGGCCCACGTACACGGTGGATACGTTGCGCGACCTGCGCTCGTCGTACGACAAGGACGTGGAGTGGTACTTCATAACCGGGGCCGACGCGCTGGGGCAGATCCTGACCTGGCACGACCACGCGGAGGTGCTGGCGCTGGCGCATTTGGTCGGGGTGACGCGGCCCGGCCATGAGCTGGCCGATCCGGGGCTGCCCGCCGGCGCGGCGACGCTGCTGGAGATCCCCGCGCTGGCGATCTCGTCCACCGACATCCGCCGCCGCGTCGCCCGCGGTGAACCGGTGCGGTATCTCGTGCCGGAGGGCGTCGAGCAGTACGTCGCCAAGC
- the obgE gene encoding GTPase ObgE: MTTFVDRVALHVAGGDGGHGCASIRREKFKPLGGPDGGDGGDGGDVVLVVDSQVTTLLDYHRSPHRSAPNGRPGQGDNRDGAKGTDVVLPVPDGTVVSTGDGEVLADLVGAGTSYVVARGGRGGLGNAALASQRRKAPGFALLGEPGDRAEVVLELKTVADVALVGFPSAGKSSLVAAMSAARPKIADYPFTTLVPNLGVVTTGDAVFTVADVPGLIPGASQGRGLGLEFLRHVERCSVLVHVLDCATLDPGRDPLTDLAVIEAELAAYGGLADRPRIVALAKIDVAEARELADLVAGELRARGLPVVAVSAVSHEGLRELAFVMAGHVLAARAASQPGEAPRLVITPRAVDDAGFTVVPEGDGFRVRGDRPERWVRQTDFSNDEAVGYLADRLAKLGVEDQLVALGATPGVPIIIGPADNAVVFDWEPTVPAGAGPSQGPRGTDARVERR; this comes from the coding sequence ATGACGACCTTCGTGGACCGAGTCGCGCTGCACGTGGCAGGCGGCGACGGCGGACACGGGTGTGCGTCGATCCGGCGGGAGAAGTTCAAGCCGCTCGGCGGGCCCGACGGCGGGGACGGTGGCGACGGCGGGGACGTGGTCCTCGTCGTGGACTCCCAGGTCACCACGCTGCTGGACTACCACCGCAGTCCGCACCGGTCCGCGCCCAACGGCCGGCCCGGCCAGGGCGACAACCGGGACGGTGCCAAGGGGACCGACGTCGTCCTGCCCGTCCCGGACGGCACGGTCGTGTCCACCGGTGACGGCGAAGTGCTGGCGGACCTGGTCGGTGCGGGGACCTCGTACGTCGTCGCCCGTGGTGGCCGCGGTGGACTGGGCAATGCCGCGCTGGCCTCGCAGCGTCGCAAGGCACCCGGGTTCGCGCTGCTCGGCGAGCCCGGCGACCGCGCCGAGGTCGTCCTGGAGTTGAAGACCGTCGCCGACGTCGCCCTGGTGGGTTTCCCGTCGGCCGGCAAGTCGAGCCTCGTGGCCGCGATGAGCGCGGCCCGCCCCAAGATCGCCGACTACCCGTTCACGACCCTGGTCCCGAACCTCGGCGTCGTCACGACCGGCGACGCGGTGTTCACCGTCGCCGACGTCCCCGGGCTCATTCCCGGCGCCAGCCAGGGCCGAGGGCTGGGACTGGAGTTCCTGCGGCACGTCGAGCGCTGTTCGGTACTGGTCCACGTCCTGGACTGCGCCACCCTCGACCCCGGCCGCGATCCGCTGACCGACCTCGCGGTCATCGAGGCGGAGCTGGCGGCGTACGGCGGACTGGCCGACCGGCCGCGCATCGTCGCGCTGGCGAAGATCGACGTGGCCGAGGCCCGTGAACTGGCCGACTTGGTGGCCGGCGAACTACGCGCCCGTGGCCTGCCGGTCGTGGCCGTGTCCGCGGTGTCGCACGAGGGACTCCGGGAGCTGGCGTTCGTCATGGCCGGCCACGTGCTGGCGGCGCGGGCCGCCAGCCAGCCCGGCGAGGCGCCCCGGCTGGTCATCACGCCCCGTGCCGTCGACGACGCCGGGTTCACCGTCGTACCGGAGGGGGACGGCTTCCGGGTGCGCGGCGACCGGCCGGAGCGCTGGGTCCGGCAGACGGACTTCAGCAACGACGAGGCCGTCGGCTACCTGGCCGACCGGCTGGCGAAACTCGGCGTGGAAGATCAGCTCGTGGCGCTGGGTGCCACCCCTGGGGTGCCGATCATCATCGGACCGGCCGACAACGCGGTGGTGTTCGACTGGGAGCCCACGGTGCCCGCCGGGGCCGGACCATCGCAGGGGCCACGGGGCACCGACGCACGGGTGGAACGCCGGTGA
- the rplU gene encoding 50S ribosomal protein L21: MYAIVRAGGRQEKVAIGDEIVLDRLGDEPGSTVALPAVLLVDGGSVTSDAAALKQVAVTAEVLAHTRGPKIDILKFKNKTGYRRRQGHRQDLTRVRVTAISTGK; this comes from the coding sequence GTGTACGCCATCGTCCGCGCCGGCGGTCGCCAGGAGAAGGTCGCCATCGGCGACGAGATCGTGCTGGACCGACTCGGCGACGAGCCGGGGTCGACCGTTGCCCTGCCCGCTGTCCTTCTCGTCGACGGCGGCAGCGTCACGTCGGACGCCGCGGCGCTCAAGCAGGTCGCCGTCACAGCTGAGGTCCTGGCACACACCCGCGGCCCCAAGATCGACATCCTCAAGTTCAAGAACAAGACCGGCTACCGCCGCCGCCAGGGTCACCGTCAGGACCTGACCCGGGTGCGCGTCACGGCCATCAGCACCGGGAAGTGA
- a CDS encoding 50S ribosomal protein L27: MAHKKGASSTRNGRDSNAQRLGVKRFGGQLVNAGEILVRQRGTHFHPGLNVGRGGDDTLFALAAGTVEFGTRRGRRVVNIAPLA; the protein is encoded by the coding sequence ATGGCTCACAAGAAGGGTGCGTCCAGCACCAGGAACGGTCGGGACAGCAACGCCCAGCGATTGGGCGTCAAGCGTTTCGGCGGCCAGCTCGTCAACGCCGGTGAGATCCTCGTGCGCCAGCGCGGGACCCACTTCCACCCGGGCCTCAACGTGGGACGCGGGGGCGACGACACGCTGTTCGCACTCGCGGCCGGCACTGTCGAGTTCGGCACCCGGCGCGGTCGCCGCGTCGTCAACATCGCCCCGCTCGCCTGA